A single Bacillus sp. HMF5848 DNA region contains:
- a CDS encoding RimK family alpha-L-glutamate ligase gives MKRKYLQFIQESMTTAGYTFFEIDHGLIYQVVKDSKAFIMYQIDVGLNNATSFRASRSKAGTYQIMNFARISAVRHDLLVNPGHHSLSLYKEHTPNVMQEALNTFSSFGGKAVIKQDDGSAGSNVILVQNEQELIAGCEELFAAGHNIAISPFFDAPLEYRVVVLDGQVKLVFAKERVSSWRHNLTGGGAQVKEDIDTETLVHLEPLAVAAAKQIGLTFCAIDILHTASNELLVLEINSTFALEKFIEHNDLRKAKVAQLYKEAFELRFSTMPQDIDPFAMPLTI, from the coding sequence ATGAAACGTAAATATCTTCAATTTATTCAGGAGTCAATGACAACAGCTGGTTACACATTTTTTGAAATTGACCATGGGCTGATTTATCAAGTCGTAAAAGACAGTAAAGCCTTTATTATGTATCAAATTGATGTTGGTTTAAATAACGCTACATCATTTAGAGCATCAAGAAGTAAAGCAGGTACGTATCAAATTATGAATTTCGCACGTATATCAGCAGTTCGGCATGATTTACTCGTTAACCCTGGACACCATTCGTTATCGTTGTATAAAGAACATACTCCTAATGTCATGCAAGAAGCCCTTAATACTTTTTCATCATTTGGTGGCAAAGCTGTTATTAAACAAGATGATGGTTCAGCAGGTTCTAATGTTATCCTTGTGCAAAATGAACAGGAATTAATAGCTGGTTGTGAAGAATTGTTTGCAGCTGGTCACAACATTGCTATTAGCCCATTTTTTGATGCCCCGTTAGAATATCGCGTAGTTGTTTTGGATGGTCAAGTAAAGCTTGTGTTTGCTAAGGAGCGTGTAAGCTCGTGGCGCCACAACTTAACAGGCGGCGGCGCACAAGTGAAAGAAGACATTGATACTGAAACACTAGTTCATCTTGAGCCTTTAGCTGTTGCGGCGGCCAAACAGATTGGCTTGACATTTTGTGCCATCGATATACTTCATACTGCATCCAACGAGCTTCTTGTTCTTGAAATAAACAGTACCTTTGCTTTAGAAAAATTTATTGAACATAATGACTTACGAAAAGCAAAAGTAGCGCAGCTATACAAAGAGGCTTTTGAGTTACGTTTTAGCACAATGCCTCAAGATATTGATCCATTTGCTATGCCTTTAACAATCTAA
- a CDS encoding RluA family pseudouridine synthase, with protein MKQKRNGDCLELVVPYQWAQKSLEELLINQWRVPRKTLHEWRMNKSVLVNGEALNWRHPLKLNDTLSIKMFTEEDHDIITEHDSINICYEDLHVLVVNKPAGIDTHPNVPKQTNTLANRVAGYFDDTGIHCRPHHIHRLDKDTSGGVLFAKHKLAGAMFDGLLAERKIKRTYTAVVEGIVKQQTGIINANIGKDRHHSTRRRVSSNGQHAVTHYRVVDTFPKSKISVVKCTLETGRTHQIRVHMSSIGHPLVGDTLYGSKRQTLEKQALHAHALSFYHPFLDKHIDVTVPLSKDIQVLLEKLAEKK; from the coding sequence ATAAAACAAAAACGAAATGGGGATTGCTTAGAGCTAGTTGTCCCATATCAGTGGGCCCAAAAGAGTCTTGAAGAGTTGTTAATAAATCAATGGCGAGTTCCTAGAAAAACTTTACACGAATGGCGGATGAATAAAAGTGTTCTAGTCAATGGTGAGGCTCTAAACTGGCGGCACCCACTTAAGCTAAATGATACGTTGTCCATCAAAATGTTTACGGAAGAAGACCACGACATTATAACAGAACACGATTCAATTAATATATGCTATGAAGATTTGCATGTGCTAGTCGTAAATAAGCCTGCAGGTATTGATACACATCCAAATGTACCGAAGCAAACGAACACACTTGCAAATAGAGTAGCTGGTTACTTTGATGATACAGGTATTCATTGCAGACCACATCACATACATAGACTTGATAAAGATACAAGCGGGGGGGTATTATTCGCAAAACATAAACTAGCAGGAGCCATGTTCGATGGATTATTAGCAGAGCGAAAAATTAAACGCACATACACAGCTGTAGTGGAAGGTATTGTGAAGCAGCAAACAGGGATCATTAACGCTAATATCGGAAAAGACCGTCATCACAGTACACGCCGACGAGTGTCATCAAATGGACAACATGCTGTAACACATTATCGCGTTGTAGATACGTTTCCAAAAAGTAAAATATCCGTTGTCAAATGTACACTTGAAACAGGGCGAACTCATCAAATACGGGTTCACATGTCTTCCATTGGACATCCATTAGTTGGAGATACATTGTATGGAAGTAAAAGGCAGACTTTAGAGAAGCAAGCATTACATGCTCATGCTTTATCTTTTTATCATCCATTTTTAGACAAACATATTGATGTTACCGTTCCATTAAGCAAAGACATACAGGTTTTATTAGAAAAATTGGCAGAAAAAAAATAA
- a CDS encoding YhcU family protein: protein MQAATPEQEVHIQELVDYISTDILPKFFSDDTIEDFERKEILRLQVNKEAYNGTLKEAFQLISSLQAIIAVLETIQSEEIVETHKDVFRNNIDTLHDFGFSFPFTLEQFTTPLTLQQISLYARPENKYLV from the coding sequence GTGCAGGCTGCAACTCCGGAACAAGAAGTTCATATTCAGGAGTTAGTTGATTACATAAGCACAGATATTTTACCAAAGTTTTTTTCGGATGATACAATTGAAGACTTTGAAAGAAAAGAAATTCTGCGTTTACAGGTTAACAAAGAAGCTTACAATGGAACTTTGAAAGAGGCTTTTCAGTTAATCTCAAGTCTACAGGCAATTATTGCTGTTTTAGAAACGATTCAATCAGAGGAAATAGTAGAAACGCACAAGGATGTATTTAGAAATAATATTGATACATTACATGATTTCGGTTTTTCATTTCCATTCACACTTGAACAGTTTACTACCCCACTGACATTACAGCAAATAAGCTTATATGCGAGGCCGGAAAACAAGTATCTCGTTTAA
- a CDS encoding ATP-binding protein, with protein MFKDSSILDSKISIKEALEISPFPVLIGKGGFFLYANRHALSLLETDNVEQVIGKNVIELTHESSIFETKNFLEDLKQHKQYDNSAKKIVTFKHNILEIESVVTRITLFDEEIDVVFIKDHSQIKEMEQKYLIQQNHYQTLIDNSIDTVALITADHIFKYINKSGLKLLGAKERKEIIGKSLFDFVPKQYHDDMLYRTNHVIQNQCIGSAKEREMIRIDGSSRHVESVVMPFYIDNNPSLQVIIRDITEQKQNLKHIIQSEKLLTAGQLSAGIAHEIRNPLTSIKGFLQFMENKIPQENQMYTQIMMDEIDKIERITGEMLSLSKPQAYQYSKHNLVILIREVITLLNPQAILKNVEFSIDFKVTQFDFNCDKQQIKQVFINVIKNAIEAMEHGGLVSIVTEASEKGLNIHITDQGQGIPKDTLTKVSDPFFTTKGTGTGLGLTICNAIIKDYEGEIVINSKEQEGTTVTVVLPANTNV; from the coding sequence ATGTTTAAAGATAGTAGTATACTTGATAGCAAAATATCAATAAAAGAAGCGCTTGAGATTTCTCCATTTCCAGTATTAATAGGAAAAGGAGGGTTCTTTTTATATGCAAACCGACATGCTTTAAGCTTATTGGAGACTGATAATGTTGAACAGGTGATAGGTAAAAATGTCATTGAACTAACTCACGAAAGTTCGATTTTCGAGACGAAAAATTTCTTAGAAGATCTCAAACAACACAAGCAGTATGATAATTCTGCGAAAAAAATTGTCACTTTTAAACATAATATATTAGAAATAGAATCTGTAGTTACTCGTATTACACTTTTCGATGAAGAGATTGATGTCGTTTTTATTAAGGATCACAGCCAAATAAAAGAAATGGAGCAAAAATACTTAATTCAACAAAACCACTATCAAACCTTGATTGACAACTCTATTGATACGGTGGCATTAATTACAGCTGACCATATTTTTAAATACATAAATAAGTCAGGGTTAAAATTACTTGGAGCTAAAGAGCGAAAAGAAATTATCGGAAAGTCGTTGTTCGATTTTGTTCCGAAACAGTATCATGATGATATGCTTTATCGAACGAATCATGTTATCCAAAATCAGTGTATAGGTTCGGCGAAGGAACGTGAAATGATCCGAATAGATGGTAGTTCGAGACACGTGGAGTCAGTTGTCATGCCATTTTATATTGACAATAATCCATCATTACAAGTGATTATCCGCGATATCACGGAACAAAAACAAAACTTAAAGCATATTATCCAATCAGAAAAATTGTTAACAGCGGGACAGTTATCTGCCGGAATTGCACATGAAATACGAAATCCATTAACATCTATAAAAGGGTTTCTTCAATTTATGGAGAATAAGATTCCTCAAGAAAATCAGATGTACACACAAATCATGATGGATGAAATAGATAAAATAGAGAGAATTACGGGAGAAATGCTATCCTTATCTAAACCACAGGCATATCAATATAGTAAACATAATCTTGTTATATTAATCCGCGAAGTTATTACGTTACTGAACCCACAGGCTATATTGAAAAATGTTGAGTTCAGTATTGATTTTAAGGTGACGCAATTTGATTTCAACTGTGATAAGCAACAAATAAAACAAGTTTTCATTAATGTTATTAAAAATGCAATTGAAGCAATGGAACATGGGGGACTTGTTTCAATTGTGACCGAAGCCTCTGAGAAAGGTCTTAATATTCATATAACAGACCAAGGTCAAGGCATTCCTAAAGATACTTTAACTAAAGTAAGTGACCCATTTTTTACAACGAAAGGAACTGGCACCGGACTAGGACTAACAATCTGTAATGCAATAATTAAAGACTATGAAGGTGAGATAGTAATTAATAGTAAAGAACAAGAAGGAACTACTGTAACAGTGGTATTACCTGCAAATACAAACGTTTAA
- a CDS encoding co-chaperone YbbN, giving the protein MKKIIIFSAIVVGLFLALFLLTNYQQQQQAQGNPFGKETLHPETLKQLDDPNYQNVILPDELESALNKNETVSVYFYSPTCPACVKTAPILVPLAEDMGIDLKMFNVLEFPEAWDTYGLEGTPTLIHFVDGQEANRTVGYAEEDVFEAWLNENVLE; this is encoded by the coding sequence ATGAAAAAAATAATTATTTTTTCTGCTATTGTAGTTGGTTTATTTCTAGCTTTATTTTTATTAACCAATTACCAACAACAGCAGCAAGCACAAGGCAATCCCTTTGGTAAAGAAACTTTACATCCCGAAACATTAAAACAGCTAGATGACCCAAATTATCAAAATGTTATTTTACCTGATGAACTAGAATCAGCTTTAAATAAAAATGAAACAGTGTCTGTATATTTTTATAGCCCTACATGTCCAGCATGTGTAAAAACAGCACCGATTCTTGTACCGTTAGCAGAAGATATGGGTATTGATTTAAAAATGTTCAATGTATTAGAATTTCCCGAAGCATGGGACACATATGGTCTTGAGGGAACACCAACTCTTATCCATTTTGTTGATGGACAAGAAGCAAATCGTACAGTAGGCTATGCAGAAGAAGATGTATTTGAAGCATGGTTGAATGAGAACGTATTAGAGTAG
- a CDS encoding disulfide oxidoreductase, which translates to MRNNILSKDNALFVSWAASLVATIGSLFFSEVQKYIPCELCWYQRIFMYPLVILLGIAIIKKDYLFARYSIAMSSIGGLISFYHILIQKVPAFQSASPSCTIIPCTTTYINWFGFISIPVLAFIAFTTIFIMSIFILKK; encoded by the coding sequence TTGCGAAACAATATCCTATCAAAAGACAATGCATTATTTGTTTCCTGGGCTGCAAGCTTGGTAGCGACAATTGGAAGTTTATTTTTTTCTGAAGTACAAAAGTACATTCCTTGTGAACTGTGTTGGTATCAACGAATATTCATGTACCCTTTAGTTATATTACTAGGTATAGCAATCATAAAAAAAGATTATTTATTCGCACGATATAGTATAGCTATGTCTAGTATCGGAGGACTTATTTCTTTCTATCATATCTTAATTCAAAAGGTGCCTGCCTTCCAATCGGCTAGTCCTTCATGTACTATTATACCTTGTACAACCACTTATATTAATTGGTTCGGCTTTATTAGTATACCTGTATTAGCTTTTATTGCATTTACAACTATCTTTATTATGTCAATTTTCATTTTAAAAAAATAA
- a CDS encoding bifunctional GNAT family N-acetyltransferase/carbon-nitrogen hydrolase family protein, giving the protein MIVRQITFTDIDDIIKLQEVCFPGMVPWKRDHLESHLSHFPEGQICAEYDGQIIGSCSSLIVNFDEYDDKHTWDDITDEGYITNHNPDGYNLYGIEVMVHPEFRGKKVGQRLYEARKDLTRRLNLKSIIIGGRIPNYYKHADELSPRSYVKEVIRHKLYDPVLSFQLLNGFTLMRINPNYLPDDVRSHSYATLMEWNNVDYIGKTKQHYKTSFPVRICVVQYMMKRITTFEEFAKQVEYYVDVAADSKSDFAVFPEIFTTQLMSLFEEKSPSQAVRRVTEYTEDYITLFTDLAIKYNVNIIGGSHLVEEEGKVYNISYLFRRDGTIEKQYKLHITPNERKWWGISKGDKVHVFDTDCGKIAIQICYDIEFPELARIAVDKGAKIIFTPFCTEDRQGYLRVRYCAQARAVENQVYTVIAGTVGNLPQVENMDIQYAKSAIFAPSDFEFARDGIVGECSDNVEMVVIGDVDLEILRRQRQSGTVRQLKDRRKDIYEVDYKK; this is encoded by the coding sequence ATGATAGTAAGGCAAATTACATTTACTGATATAGATGATATTATTAAGCTTCAAGAAGTTTGTTTTCCAGGCATGGTCCCTTGGAAACGAGACCATTTAGAAAGTCATTTGTCACACTTTCCTGAAGGGCAGATATGTGCAGAATATGATGGTCAAATTATTGGATCATGCTCTAGCTTAATCGTAAACTTTGATGAATACGACGATAAGCATACGTGGGATGACATAACCGATGAAGGTTACATAACAAATCACAATCCCGACGGGTATAATTTATATGGAATTGAAGTGATGGTTCACCCTGAATTTAGAGGAAAGAAGGTTGGACAACGTCTTTACGAGGCACGAAAAGATTTAACAAGACGTTTGAACTTAAAAAGCATAATTATTGGAGGACGTATTCCGAATTATTATAAACACGCAGATGAACTATCGCCGCGTTCATATGTAAAAGAAGTTATTCGGCATAAACTGTATGATCCTGTTCTATCATTTCAATTACTAAATGGATTCACACTAATGCGAATTAATCCAAATTATTTACCTGATGATGTTCGTTCGCATAGCTATGCCACTTTAATGGAGTGGAACAATGTTGATTATATTGGAAAGACAAAACAACATTATAAAACGAGTTTTCCTGTTAGAATATGTGTCGTTCAGTATATGATGAAACGAATTACAACCTTTGAAGAGTTTGCTAAGCAAGTGGAATATTATGTGGATGTTGCTGCTGATAGCAAAAGTGATTTTGCCGTATTTCCTGAAATTTTTACGACGCAGCTTATGTCACTATTTGAAGAGAAATCACCAAGCCAGGCTGTTCGAAGAGTAACAGAATATACTGAAGACTACATAACACTCTTTACAGATCTTGCAATTAAATATAACGTAAATATTATTGGTGGTTCACATTTAGTTGAGGAAGAAGGAAAAGTGTACAACATTTCGTATTTATTTAGACGAGATGGCACGATTGAGAAGCAGTACAAGCTTCATATTACACCGAATGAGCGAAAATGGTGGGGCATTAGTAAAGGCGATAAAGTACACGTATTTGATACAGATTGTGGGAAGATAGCTATCCAAATTTGCTATGATATAGAGTTCCCAGAGTTAGCACGTATTGCGGTTGATAAAGGAGCAAAAATAATATTCACACCGTTTTGTACAGAGGATCGTCAAGGGTATTTAAGAGTACGTTATTGTGCGCAGGCACGTGCGGTAGAGAATCAAGTGTACACTGTTATTGCAGGTACAGTAGGAAATTTACCTCAAGTTGAGAACATGGATATTCAATATGCAAAATCAGCAATATTCGCGCCTTCTGACTTTGAGTTTGCACGTGATGGTATTGTTGGTGAATGTAGTGACAACGTAGAAATGGTTGTAATCGGTGATGTTGATTTAGAAATATTACGCAGACAACGACAATCCGGCACAGTTCGTCAATTAAAGGATAGACGAAAAGACATTTACGAAGTGGATTACAAAAAATAA
- a CDS encoding phospho-sugar mutase: MSWELAYKRWMQHENLDQEMKQQLEDMKNDSKLLEDCFYKNLEFGTGGMRGEIGPGTNRMNVYTVRKASEGLARYIDTFGEEAKKRGVVIAYDSRHKSPEFAMEAAATLATHGIQTYVFDELRPTPELSFAVRYLHAYAGIVVTASHNPPEYNGYKVYGPDGGQLPPEAADAVISHVDSVENELLVNVTDKQELKEQGLIQIIGEAIDRVYIEKLTTISVNPSLSNEVDVKVVFTPLHGTANKPVRDGLAALGYKNVTVVKEQELPDPNFSTVSSPNPEENAAFELAIKVGKEIDADVLIGTDPDADRVGVAVKDLNGEYVVLTGNQTGALMLEYILSQKQANGVLPANGIVLKTIVTSEIGRAVASAYNLPTVDTLTGFKFIGEKIKQYEETGEHTFLFGYEESYGYLVGDFVRDKDAVQAALMAVEVAAYYKKQGMTVYEGLMQLFEKYGFYREGLRSLTLKGKQGAEQIAVLLETFRSNPPVEIAGKKISVIEDYEISKRVNVAEGKEEHIHLPASNVLKYHLEDGSWCCLRPSGTEPKAKFYFGVIGDSYAQSEAMLTELADGFMSQVQAVLDKNK, from the coding sequence ATGAGTTGGGAATTAGCTTATAAACGATGGATGCAGCATGAAAATCTTGATCAAGAAATGAAACAACAGCTTGAAGATATGAAGAATGATAGTAAGCTTTTAGAGGATTGTTTTTATAAAAATTTAGAATTTGGTACAGGCGGTATGCGTGGTGAAATTGGACCTGGTACAAATCGCATGAATGTCTATACGGTACGTAAGGCGTCTGAAGGACTCGCGCGTTATATTGATACGTTTGGTGAAGAGGCTAAAAAGCGTGGCGTTGTTATTGCATACGATTCTCGTCACAAATCACCTGAGTTTGCTATGGAGGCAGCTGCAACATTAGCGACTCACGGAATTCAAACATATGTGTTTGACGAATTACGTCCAACACCAGAGCTTTCTTTTGCTGTTCGTTATTTACACGCCTATGCTGGGATTGTCGTGACTGCCAGTCACAATCCACCAGAATATAATGGTTATAAAGTATACGGACCGGATGGAGGTCAATTGCCTCCAGAAGCAGCGGATGCTGTAATCTCCCATGTTGATAGTGTTGAAAATGAACTACTGGTTAATGTTACCGATAAGCAAGAATTAAAGGAACAAGGCTTAATTCAAATTATTGGTGAAGCTATTGACCGTGTATACATAGAAAAATTAACAACGATATCAGTAAATCCATCTTTATCAAATGAAGTCGATGTAAAGGTTGTGTTTACACCACTTCATGGAACTGCAAATAAACCTGTACGTGATGGGTTAGCGGCCTTAGGCTATAAAAATGTGACTGTTGTAAAAGAACAAGAACTACCTGATCCGAATTTTTCAACAGTATCTTCGCCAAACCCAGAAGAGAACGCAGCCTTTGAATTAGCTATAAAAGTAGGAAAAGAAATAGATGCTGATGTTTTAATCGGGACAGATCCTGATGCGGACCGTGTTGGTGTGGCGGTAAAAGACTTAAATGGTGAGTACGTTGTTTTAACAGGAAATCAAACAGGGGCTTTAATGCTTGAATATATTCTTTCACAAAAACAAGCAAATGGTGTGTTACCCGCTAACGGCATTGTGTTAAAAACTATTGTAACAAGTGAGATTGGACGTGCGGTTGCTTCTGCATATAATTTACCGACTGTTGATACATTAACAGGGTTTAAATTTATCGGTGAGAAGATAAAGCAATATGAAGAAACAGGTGAACACACCTTCTTATTTGGTTACGAAGAAAGCTATGGTTACTTAGTTGGTGACTTTGTTCGCGATAAGGATGCTGTGCAAGCGGCATTAATGGCTGTAGAAGTAGCTGCGTACTATAAGAAACAAGGTATGACAGTATATGAAGGACTAATGCAATTATTTGAGAAATATGGTTTTTACAGAGAGGGCTTACGTTCTCTTACGTTGAAAGGGAAGCAGGGAGCAGAACAAATTGCCGTTTTACTCGAGACGTTCCGTAGTAATCCTCCTGTTGAAATTGCAGGAAAAAAGATTTCTGTTATTGAGGATTATGAAATAAGCAAACGTGTTAATGTAGCAGAAGGTAAGGAAGAACACATTCATTTACCAGCATCAAATGTGTTGAAATATCATTTAGAAGATGGGTCATGGTGTTGTTTACGACCTTCAGGTACAGAGCCAAAGGCTAAGTTTTACTTCGGAGTAATTGGCGACTCTTACGCACAAAGTGAAGCAATGCTAACGGAGCTTGCTGACGGTTTCATGAGTCAAGTTCAGGCAGTTTTAGACAAAAATAAATAA
- a CDS encoding YhdB family protein gives MNVADYDRALYYTHRSQWDNLLILMVRTKDQFLSKKIEHFLHAYNFEHDYTVIETKLYALLRYIDHAIDTSDLDLEEIVSYS, from the coding sequence GTGAATGTAGCCGATTATGATCGCGCATTATATTACACGCACCGATCACAGTGGGATAATTTACTAATATTGATGGTTCGTACTAAGGACCAATTTTTGTCAAAGAAAATCGAACACTTTTTACATGCTTATAATTTCGAGCATGACTATACAGTGATTGAAACAAAACTGTATGCGTTGCTTCGATATATAGATCACGCCATTGACACTTCAGATTTAGACTTAGAAGAAATTGTTAGTTACAGTTAG